In Halorubrum sp. PV6, a single window of DNA contains:
- the metG gene encoding methionine--tRNA ligase — translation MSHDDFPTDDPAVVTCGLPYANGDLHIGHLRTYVGGDVYSRALERLGQETAFVSGSDMHGTPVAVNAEQAGVSPEQFALDWHEQYAATFPEFNVEFDNYGHTHDETNTAVTQQLVRDLDEAGHLYEKEIMVAYDPVDDQYLPDRYVEGTCPYCGEHARGDECDEGCQRHLEPGEVEDPESTITGNPAEYRERTHKFFAVSEFADYLSDFLDRLEGTSNARNQPREWIEQGLQDWCITRDMDWGIDLPGENPQDLVLYVWVDAPIEYISSTKQYTERVGAETFDWEAAWNEGASDDHPEGGEIVHVIGRDIIQHHTIFWPAMLEATGHTEPRAVMASGFVTLGGKGFSTSRDRAVWADEYLDEGFHPDPLRYYLATNGGFQQDVDFSWEKFRDRVNTELVGTVGNFLYRSLLFAHRNYDEAPIADATSEEVAERIDEAITDFEAAVNDYSVREVGDAVTDLARFGNEYIQRSEPWKLVDDDPEEAAQVIHDCVAVAKAIAVLFEPIAPQKAERLWNQLGEDGSVHEVTVEAAREGPTGDLAEPTELFAQIEDERVEALNEKLEARVKAAEADEGSEADDEDSEAEGADDTDDTDTDMTDIEPLSDDRISFDDFQELDIRIGRIEAAEGIEGADDLLRLSVDLGAETRTIVAGLKQLHDVDDLPETKVVVLANMEKAELFGVESNGMVLAAGEEADLLTTYEDAGPGTKVK, via the coding sequence ATGAGCCACGACGACTTCCCCACCGACGACCCGGCGGTGGTGACGTGTGGACTGCCGTACGCCAACGGCGACCTCCACATCGGCCACCTCCGCACCTACGTCGGCGGCGACGTGTACAGCCGCGCGCTCGAACGGCTCGGGCAGGAGACCGCGTTCGTCTCGGGGTCCGACATGCACGGGACGCCCGTCGCGGTCAACGCCGAGCAAGCGGGGGTCTCCCCCGAGCAGTTCGCGCTCGACTGGCACGAGCAGTACGCCGCGACGTTCCCCGAGTTCAACGTCGAGTTCGACAACTACGGCCACACCCACGACGAGACGAACACGGCGGTGACCCAACAGCTCGTCCGCGACCTCGACGAGGCGGGCCACCTCTACGAAAAGGAGATCATGGTCGCGTACGACCCCGTCGACGACCAGTACCTCCCCGACCGCTACGTCGAGGGGACCTGCCCGTACTGCGGCGAACACGCCCGCGGCGACGAGTGCGACGAGGGGTGTCAGCGCCACCTCGAACCCGGCGAGGTCGAGGACCCCGAGTCGACGATCACCGGCAACCCCGCCGAGTACCGCGAGCGGACCCACAAGTTCTTCGCGGTCTCCGAGTTCGCCGACTACCTCTCCGACTTTCTCGACCGCCTCGAGGGCACCTCGAACGCCCGGAACCAGCCCCGCGAGTGGATCGAACAGGGGCTCCAAGACTGGTGTATCACCCGCGATATGGACTGGGGGATCGACCTGCCGGGGGAGAACCCGCAGGATCTGGTCTTGTACGTCTGGGTCGACGCGCCCATCGAGTACATCTCCTCGACGAAACAGTACACCGAGCGCGTCGGCGCCGAGACCTTCGACTGGGAGGCCGCGTGGAACGAGGGCGCGAGCGACGACCACCCCGAGGGCGGCGAGATCGTCCACGTGATCGGCCGCGACATCATCCAACACCACACGATCTTCTGGCCCGCGATGCTGGAGGCGACGGGCCACACGGAGCCGCGCGCGGTGATGGCGAGCGGGTTCGTCACCCTCGGCGGGAAGGGCTTTTCCACGAGCCGCGACCGCGCCGTCTGGGCCGACGAGTACTTAGACGAGGGGTTCCACCCCGACCCGCTCCGCTACTACCTCGCGACCAACGGCGGGTTCCAGCAGGACGTGGACTTCTCGTGGGAGAAGTTCCGCGACCGCGTCAACACCGAGCTGGTGGGGACGGTCGGCAACTTCCTCTACCGCTCGCTGCTCTTCGCGCACCGCAACTACGACGAGGCGCCCATCGCGGACGCGACGAGCGAGGAGGTCGCCGAGCGGATCGACGAGGCGATCACCGACTTCGAGGCCGCCGTCAACGACTACTCCGTCCGCGAGGTCGGCGACGCCGTGACCGACCTCGCGCGGTTCGGGAACGAGTACATCCAGCGGAGCGAGCCGTGGAAGCTCGTCGACGACGACCCCGAGGAGGCCGCGCAGGTCATCCACGACTGCGTCGCGGTCGCGAAGGCGATCGCCGTCCTGTTCGAGCCGATCGCGCCGCAGAAAGCCGAGCGGCTCTGGAACCAGCTCGGCGAGGACGGTTCGGTCCACGAGGTCACGGTCGAGGCGGCCCGCGAGGGGCCGACGGGCGACCTGGCCGAGCCGACGGAGCTGTTCGCACAGATCGAAGACGAGCGCGTCGAGGCGTTAAACGAGAAGCTGGAGGCCCGCGTGAAGGCGGCCGAAGCCGACGAGGGCAGCGAGGCGGACGACGAGGACAGCGAGGCCGAAGGCGCAGACGACACCGACGACACCGACACCGACATGACCGACATCGAACCTCTCAGCGACGACCGCATCAGCTTCGACGACTTCCAGGAACTGGACATCCGGATCGGCCGGATCGAGGCGGCCGAGGGCATCGAGGGCGCCGACGACCTCCTCAGACTCAGCGTCGACCTCGGCGCGGAGACCCGGACGATCGTCGCGGGGCTCAAACAGCTCCACGACGTGGACGACCTCCCCGAGACGAAGGTCGTCGTCCTCGCGAACATGGAGAAGGCGGAGCTGTTCGGCGTCGAGTCCAACGGGATGGTGCTGGCCGCCGGCGAGGAGGCCGACCTCCTCACGACCTACGAGGACGCCGGGCCGGGCACGAAGGTGAAGTGA
- a CDS encoding sulfatase has translation MGRDESPNVLLVVLDSVRAKNCSLYGAARPTTPFLESLAAESITYTQARAPSNWSLPSHVSIFTGFEAHEHRLTVHDRLRPGNTVFESLAEAGYETGLFTENGFLNGRSSGIQECFETVTGVPDEYDETYDTASLNPGPDGFYYADQLLDWTAEQDGEWAACLNVMDSHRPFEPREEYDMWGDEQARQLQADLDVRWEWQFYGDTHPYWRLAGLESLYDGGIRQADAVAKRTIETLRQRGELDDTLVVVCGDHGDGFGEPGRLPDEPNAVSHIIPMHEELLHVPLLVRPPGGTAGEMCHEPAALTQFPAVVEAYVDGDPSGAAFATERVVSSKQPVTADLRDRFEDACGDVTPFTAASHAVYTNEEGRAVRKRYHWGDEGLEASISGAGDFRLLREIDPTAVTGAFDAPEAGVREPMGGRQATEQAKEQLAALGYY, from the coding sequence ATGGGACGTGATGAATCACCGAACGTATTGCTCGTTGTGTTGGATTCGGTCCGTGCGAAGAACTGCTCGCTGTACGGCGCTGCCCGTCCCACAACGCCGTTCTTGGAGTCACTCGCAGCGGAATCGATCACATACACCCAGGCTCGAGCACCGTCGAACTGGTCGCTACCGAGCCACGTGAGCATTTTCACCGGCTTCGAAGCCCACGAGCACAGGCTGACTGTCCACGACAGGCTCCGTCCGGGCAACACCGTCTTCGAGTCGCTCGCCGAGGCCGGGTACGAGACCGGTCTGTTCACCGAAAACGGGTTTCTGAACGGTCGCAGCTCGGGAATTCAGGAGTGTTTTGAGACGGTCACAGGGGTCCCGGACGAGTATGACGAAACGTACGACACGGCGTCGCTCAACCCTGGCCCCGACGGGTTTTACTATGCCGACCAGCTGCTCGACTGGACGGCCGAGCAGGACGGAGAGTGGGCGGCGTGTCTCAACGTGATGGACAGCCACCGACCGTTCGAACCGCGCGAAGAGTATGATATGTGGGGCGACGAGCAGGCCCGACAGCTGCAGGCGGACCTCGATGTTCGTTGGGAGTGGCAGTTCTATGGCGATACACATCCGTACTGGCGTCTTGCCGGGCTCGAATCCCTCTACGATGGCGGAATACGGCAGGCCGACGCCGTCGCCAAGCGGACGATCGAAACACTCCGGCAACGCGGCGAACTCGACGACACCCTCGTCGTCGTCTGCGGCGATCACGGCGACGGATTCGGTGAGCCCGGCCGTCTGCCCGACGAACCGAATGCCGTCTCGCACATCATCCCGATGCACGAGGAACTGCTTCACGTCCCACTCCTTGTTCGGCCGCCTGGCGGCACGGCGGGGGAGATGTGTCACGAGCCGGCCGCACTGACTCAGTTCCCAGCTGTGGTTGAGGCGTACGTGGACGGCGATCCGTCGGGAGCTGCATTCGCCACGGAGCGAGTGGTATCGTCAAAACAGCCAGTCACCGCGGATCTGCGTGATCGGTTCGAAGATGCTTGCGGAGACGTCACCCCATTTACGGCCGCGAGCCACGCCGTCTACACGAACGAGGAGGGGAGAGCGGTTCGCAAGCGATATCACTGGGGCGACGAGGGGTTGGAGGCGTCCATCTCCGGGGCGGGTGATTTCAGGCTGCTTCGAGAGATCGATCCGACAGCGGTCACCGGCGCGTTCGACGCTCCCGAGGCTGGCGTCAGAGAGCCGATGGGCGGTCGACAGGCCACTGAGCAAGCCAAAGAACAGCTCGCGGCGCTCGGATACTACTGA
- a CDS encoding VOC family protein, which translates to MSDPSAHHVGITVADLDRAVDFYTETFGFDIVAEFAVGGDAFAEAVAVDDASAAFAHLDAGDIVLELVAYDPAAPGEAPELNHRGATHLGLSVDDVAAFHADLDDDVETLSPPRTTESGTTILFVRDPEGNLIEVLDA; encoded by the coding sequence GTGTCCGATCCAAGCGCCCACCACGTCGGGATCACGGTCGCCGACTTGGACCGCGCCGTCGACTTCTACACCGAGACGTTCGGGTTCGACATCGTCGCCGAGTTCGCGGTCGGGGGCGACGCCTTCGCCGAGGCGGTCGCCGTCGACGACGCGTCGGCCGCGTTCGCGCACCTCGACGCCGGCGACATCGTCCTCGAACTCGTCGCGTACGACCCCGCCGCCCCCGGCGAGGCCCCCGAACTCAACCATCGGGGCGCGACGCACCTCGGCCTCTCGGTCGACGACGTGGCGGCCTTCCACGCCGACCTCGACGACGACGTGGAGACGCTGAGCCCGCCGCGAACCACGGAGAGCGGGACGACGATCCTGTTCGTCAGGGACCCGGAGGGGAACCTGATCGAAGTGCTCGACGCCTGA
- a CDS encoding MFS transporter yields the protein MNLGRAREYDVLVLTSLVWFLGKFVRYAFPPLFEPLQASYGVSNAAVGAAFSGFMAVYALLQFPSGAVADRVGAVRVIATGAAVAGAGALALLFDTPFAVLAVAMLVIGAGTGAHKTVAVRLLSRMYPARTGRALGAYDTFGALGGVAAPAAVTLVLAAPPALEAMLSRLPGADWRGLFVVTGAAAIGLAAVFVGHVPKRLPEGTDRGPEREGPEPSARDYLGLFEDRRLAAFVLATIAFSFAYNGAVAFLPLYLSRAADLSTATANLLYSGLFAVTFVQLVSGDLSDRLGRFPVMVAALSLAAAALVGVVAGAGSGPVVLGALVVAFGLGSHGFRPVRGAYLVEALPERLAGGGLGVTRTLLMGAGALAPATVGAVADATGFRLAFGLLAAALALAAVVAAGLWATE from the coding sequence ATGAACCTCGGGCGGGCCAGGGAGTACGACGTGCTAGTGCTCACGTCGCTGGTCTGGTTTCTCGGGAAATTCGTGCGGTACGCGTTCCCCCCGCTCTTCGAGCCGCTACAGGCGAGCTACGGCGTGAGCAACGCCGCCGTCGGCGCGGCGTTCTCGGGATTCATGGCCGTCTACGCCCTGCTGCAGTTCCCGAGCGGCGCCGTCGCCGACCGGGTCGGCGCGGTCCGGGTGATCGCGACCGGGGCGGCCGTGGCGGGTGCGGGCGCCCTCGCGCTGCTCTTCGACACCCCCTTTGCGGTGCTGGCGGTCGCGATGCTCGTGATCGGCGCGGGGACGGGCGCGCACAAGACGGTCGCGGTGCGGCTGCTCTCGCGGATGTACCCGGCGCGGACCGGACGCGCGCTCGGCGCCTACGACACGTTCGGCGCGCTCGGCGGCGTCGCGGCGCCGGCGGCCGTCACCCTCGTTCTCGCCGCGCCGCCGGCGCTCGAAGCGATGCTCTCGCGGCTGCCGGGCGCGGACTGGCGCGGGCTGTTCGTCGTCACGGGCGCCGCCGCGATCGGGCTCGCCGCGGTCTTCGTCGGACACGTCCCAAAGCGACTCCCGGAGGGCACCGACCGCGGGCCGGAGCGCGAGGGGCCGGAGCCGAGCGCGCGCGACTACCTCGGGCTGTTCGAGGACCGCCGGCTGGCGGCGTTCGTCCTCGCGACGATCGCCTTCTCGTTCGCCTACAACGGGGCGGTTGCCTTCCTCCCGCTGTACCTCTCGCGGGCGGCCGACCTGTCGACCGCGACCGCGAACCTGCTCTATTCGGGGCTGTTCGCGGTCACGTTCGTCCAACTCGTCTCCGGCGACCTCTCCGACCGGCTCGGGCGGTTCCCAGTGATGGTCGCGGCCCTCTCGCTCGCGGCGGCGGCCCTCGTCGGCGTCGTCGCCGGCGCCGGCTCCGGGCCCGTCGTTCTGGGGGCCCTCGTCGTCGCCTTCGGGCTCGGATCGCACGGGTTCCGCCCGGTTCGGGGCGCGTACCTGGTCGAGGCGCTCCCCGAGCGGCTCGCGGGGGGTGGCCTCGGCGTGACTCGGACCCTGCTGATGGGCGCCGGGGCGCTCGCCCCCGCGACGGTCGGCGCCGTGGCCGACGCGACCGGGTTTCGGCTCGCGTTCGGGCTGCTCGCCGCCGCGCTCGCGCTCGCGGCGGTCGTGGCGGCGGGGCTGTGGGCGACCGAGTGA
- a CDS encoding ethylbenzene dehydrogenase-related protein, whose protein sequence is MNDDWMPAEQEKQLRTRVAHDRERLHFQFRWDQPDPGGWIHDMLAYHEGEWRQFADPSPWVSDDGHTGFYEDRLSFFLDDGSVRGFEEFAGWLTAHEGMRSLPSAASVADVTSHPHYGDRLGKSDIRKFLPQACAGEWWEGDWREVRSPGELQAMKAHGEFLDLPMWRAHRSDPVGYGTDAHVLDYRHADDGRRTYTSQEWTSDAGPELMFDPDVVDGGALDYHAVSAGEFPAQGSGTYALTPDVTVPFDPGVAEWEGAMIPRRPVREPTGSAADWTASGTWTGDEWVVTMSRPLVTDTPSDTTQLSPGEIYLWAPAIHHGAGKRWHWAGYAHRLGLGVTPERTADLPPPLVAHEVEPATAAADVDWTKIPVHTTPLVFPGIASWTDLVNGQRATAIRNLETTMWKLHGRAAE, encoded by the coding sequence ATGAACGACGACTGGATGCCAGCCGAACAAGAGAAACAGCTTCGAACGCGGGTGGCACACGACCGAGAGCGATTGCATTTCCAGTTTCGGTGGGATCAACCCGACCCCGGCGGCTGGATCCACGATATGCTGGCCTACCACGAAGGCGAGTGGCGACAGTTTGCCGACCCGTCACCGTGGGTGAGCGACGACGGGCACACCGGGTTCTACGAGGACCGTCTGAGCTTCTTCCTCGACGACGGGAGCGTTCGCGGGTTCGAGGAGTTCGCCGGATGGCTGACGGCTCACGAGGGGATGCGCTCGCTGCCGAGCGCAGCGTCTGTCGCCGATGTCACGTCCCACCCCCACTACGGCGACCGTCTCGGGAAGTCCGATATCCGGAAGTTCCTTCCACAGGCATGTGCCGGCGAGTGGTGGGAAGGCGACTGGCGAGAGGTGCGTTCCCCCGGCGAACTACAGGCGATGAAGGCCCACGGCGAGTTTCTCGACCTGCCGATGTGGCGCGCACACCGGTCCGACCCGGTCGGATACGGGACCGATGCTCACGTTCTCGACTACCGGCACGCCGACGACGGCCGTCGAACCTACACGAGCCAGGAGTGGACATCGGACGCGGGGCCGGAGCTGATGTTTGATCCGGATGTCGTCGACGGGGGCGCACTCGATTACCACGCCGTCTCTGCCGGCGAGTTCCCGGCACAGGGTTCGGGAACGTACGCGCTTACACCGGACGTGACGGTCCCGTTCGACCCCGGTGTGGCCGAGTGGGAGGGGGCGATGATTCCACGCCGCCCCGTCCGCGAGCCCACCGGAAGTGCCGCCGATTGGACCGCCTCGGGCACGTGGACCGGAGACGAGTGGGTCGTCACAATGTCACGTCCGTTGGTAACCGATACCCCCTCGGACACAACGCAGCTGTCTCCGGGCGAGATCTACCTGTGGGCACCCGCGATTCACCACGGCGCCGGGAAGCGCTGGCACTGGGCTGGCTACGCCCACCGGCTCGGTCTCGGGGTGACTCCCGAACGGACGGCAGACCTTCCGCCGCCCTTAGTGGCTCACGAGGTTGAGCCCGCGACCGCTGCAGCCGACGTCGACTGGACCAAAATCCCCGTGCATACGACGCCGCTGGTCTTCCCAGGGATCGCGTCTTGGACGGATCTCGTGAACGGGCAACGGGCTACGGCCATCCGGAACTTGGAGACCACGATGTGGAAGCTCCACGGCCGAGCGGCCGAGTGA